A segment of the Thermodesulfobacteriota bacterium genome:
CACCCCCAGGGAATCAATAGAGCGTAGCTCTATTGATCGCGCGAGACCGCTGCTGGCTCTTCCCTGTCCGGAGGTCAGAGAGCGTCCCGAGCGGAGAGTATTTTCGGCAGAATATAAGAGAAGAATTCTCAAAGAGATCGACGAGGCTTCACAGCCTGGCCAGATAGGCGCCATACTCCGGCGTGAAGGCCTCTATTCCTCCAATATCCAGCGCTGGCGGGAGCAGAGAAAGCGTGCGGAGCTGGAGGCACTGAGCTCAAAGAGACGGGGTCGGAAGCCGACCAGGGTGGAAATACTGGCTGCCCGCGCAAAGGATTTGGAGCGTGAGAACCGCAGGCTCCAGAATCGCCTGAAGCGCGCGGAACTGCTCCTTGATATTCAAAAAAAAATTTCCGAGATAACGGGCATCCCCCTGAAGGATGTAGAGATCGGAGAAGACGTCTGATGAACGCGGTGATTGCCATAGAAAAGGATACTGGCACCCGGGAGGCGTGTAAGGCATTAGGCATTCCGAAATCGAGCCTCTACAGGGCAATGAAGCCTGAACAACCCGGGCATCCGCCATCCCCCAGAGTGAAGATGAAGCATCCAAGAGCTCTGAGCTTTGCAGAGAGAGAAGACGTTCTTGCGGTTCTGGACAGTGAGCGCTTCCAGGATAAGTCACCGTCTGAGGTCTATGCGACCCTCCTGGATGAGGGAGTCTATCTATGCTCGATTACCTCGATGTACCAGATTCTCAGGCAAAACAATCAGGTAAAGGAGCGGAGAAGGCAGGCACGTCATCCTCATTATGTAAAACCAGTGGTAAGGGCGATGGGACCCAACCAAGTGTGGTCGTGGGATATCACCAAGCTTCTCGGTCCGGTAAAGTGGATCTACTATTGCCTCTATGTCATTCTGGATATTTTCAGTCGCTATGTGGTGGGATGGATGATCGCCCCTCGTGAAAGCGCAGAGCTCGCCGCCCGGCTGATAAAGGAAACCTGTCAGAAGCAGGGTATCGATCCCGGGCAGTTGATTATTCATGCAGACAGGGGCTCCTCTATGACTTCAAAGCCTGTCGCTTCACTTCTGATGGATCTCGGCGTCATCAAGAGCCACAGCAGACCGCATGTTTCCAATGACAATCCGTTCTCTGAGAGCCAGTTCAAAACCATGAAGTATATGGCCACCTTTCAGAAGCGATTCGGCTCTATTGAGGATGCCAGGGCTTTTTCCGTGGACTTCTTCTCATGGTATAACTGGGAGCATCATCATTCCGGCATAGGCCTGATGGTGCCAGGGGATGTGCACTTTGGGAGGGCTCAGGAGATAACTGCCCGGCGGCAGGAGGTGCTCGACAGGGCACATCTGGCTCATCCCGAGAGGTTTGTACGAAGAAAGCCGGTTGCTCCTCAATTACCAGAGTCAGTCTGGATAAATCCACCACTGAAAGTCATTTTATCGGAAGGAGGTGCCTAAATTCATTCGGGAATTTGTCCCAAAACTATTGACAAGTTCCGAAATCTTTTAGGTGGATTACACTACTCTGATATCGAGTTAAAAAAGAATTCTTCAATCAATAATATTAATCACATTATCATAATCACAGATGGGATATGTGATAACACTGAAAAATGCATAGAATACTGTAAAAAAATACATCAGTCTGATGTATCAATAAGCACAATAGGTATTCAAGATGATTTTGATGAGAAATTTCTTATAAGTATAGCTAATAACTGTGGAGGCAAATCTTATTATATTGATATTTTGAGAGATTTGCCAAATGTTATTATTCAAGATTTACAAGGTTTGAAGGAAAAAAATATTCGGGTGGCGGTAAAGATGCCACAGTATTGTCCGCAATGTGGTCGTGAGAATACCGATAAAGCGAAATTCTGTGCTTCCTGCGGTACCGACCTCATTACAGGAACTCCACGACCTTCTTCAGGAGTGAAAAATCCTGCTTCAGTTGGAGGAGAAGCTAGTGCTAATGTTTTTAGTCCGCCGTCATCTTCTATCCCTCAGAACCCTCTCATGCGGGTCCCAGATGGGGTATTACTTAAAGATAGATTCAGGATTGATGGAATACTCGGAGAAGGGGGTATGGGACGGGTTTATGAGGTCTTTGATCTTAGTTTTAAGGGAAAAGCGGCCCTAAAAGAGATGCTTATTGGGGCATCGACAGCACAGGAACTTAAAGAAGCTCAGGAGCGTTTTATAAGAGAGTCCAACTTGCTCCTGAAGCTCAAGCACCCGAAAATTCCGAACATATTTGATTTCTTCACTATAGAGAGCCGCTGCTTCATTGCCATGGAGTATATCGAGGGGGAAACTCTCTCTGAATACCTGCAGAAACATCCGAAGCTGGATGAAGATAAAATCGTGGAAATAGGGCTCCAGATCTGCGACATTCTTGCGTGTCTTCACAGCCAGAATCCGCCTGTGGTATACAGGGATTTAAAGCCTCAGAATCTCATGATCACAAAAGATAGATATCTTTATATGATTGATTTTGGAATTGCAAGAGAAGTGAGCTCCAGGACTGGTACTGCCATAGGTACTGATGGTTATGCAGCCCCTGAGGTTTATGAAAACCGGCTCGATGTAAGAAGCGACTTATACTCTCTAGGTGGAGTGCTCCATTATGCTCTCACCATGAACGATCCTGAGAAGCGAAAACCTTTTACATTTAAGGAGCATCCAGTTGCTAAATATCGGACTACAAAGTATGAGTGGCAGACGCTTCTGGACAAGCTCCTCGCAGATAATCTTGATGAGCGTTATGGAAACGCCAAAGAAGTGAGATCTGCTATTGAGGCGCTCAGAGATGGTAAATTAGTGAAATCAATAGCGAAAAAGCCGTCAACTTCAGCTTCAAGACCAGTGAAACAGCCTTGTGCACGTAAAACAGTGAATAAAGCTCAACCACCAGTGAGCCCTGCAGCCCAGGTATCGGTTTCTGTGGTGCCCAAAACCCCGCCTTCAACTGCACCCGCAGTGAGTCGGTCGCCTGCCCCCGTTGTGAGTCAGGTGGCACCCGCTCCACCACCTTTTGTGGCAGCCCACTATGGACCGCCTGTTGAGCGGGTCAATATGTTGGACAATGCCGAGGTGATCCTCATTCCTTCTGGTGACTTTATCATGGGATCACCTGCGGGGGTAGGCTCAAATAATGAGTGTCCACAGCATAATATATATCTTGATGCCTATTATATTTACAAATATCCGGTGACCAATAAGCAGTTTAAACAGTTTATTGACACTACTGGCTATAAGGCAGAGGGAATATGGGAAAATTTGGGAACGAGGGGAACGGAGAACCACCCTGTCGTTTCTGTTACTTGGTCAGATGCAGCTGCTTATTGTAAATGGGCAGGCGGCACCCTGCCGACAGAGGCTCAATGGGAAAAGGCAGCCCGGGGTACAGACGGGAGAGCCTATCCTTGGGGAAATACGTGGGATACCGCAAAGTGCAATTGGAAAAACGAGCAGAATGTTGCTGATATGATGGATATGACTGAGGGAAGAGGTACAACTCCCGTAGGATCTTTCCCTCAAGGGAAAAGTCCCTACGGTGTTCACGATATGATGGGAAATGTGTGGGAATGGTGCGATAACTGTTATAATGAAAAGCATTATGAGAGTAGCCCCAAACAAAATCCTAATGAGACAGGGAAAGATGGCTCTCGCGTTTTGCGGGGTGGTTCTTGGTGCAGTGAATCCACTGAGGGCCTTAGATGTGCCAGACGTTACAGTGATAGCCCAGAAGCTCGATATCTCAACTATGGCTTCCGTGTTGTTTTGCCCTACAACTCAAAGTCACTTTTGCCTGCTACATCAAAAGTATCATCTCAATATGCAGTGCCGCCTGCCATACAAACACCGGCTTCACCATCACAAACATCAACGATTTCTGAAGTTAAAACAAAAACTGTTCCACAAATATCAGCTTTGTCTCCACTACAAGCGCCAGATGCCGCAAAAACTCAGCCTCCTGCCCTTCCTAAAACATCGTCACCCGAACAAAAACAAGTGTCTTCTGCACCGTTAACTCCTGCTTCTTCAATCCCGAGTGAGCGTATCAACCCGGTGGATAATGCCGAAATGATTCTCATCCCTGCCGGAGAATTCGTAATGGGGTCTCCAGATGGGCAGGGAATAGATAATGAGCACCCACAGCATAAGATATATCTTGATGCCTACTATATCTACAAATATCCAGTGACCAACGGGCAGTTTCAGAAGTTTATTGATACTAATGGGTATAAGGCGCAGGGAGAATGGAAGAAGTATGCTCCGAAAGAAAGAGAGCGGCATCCTGTGATATTTGTGACATGGGATGACGCAGTTGCGTACTGCAGGTGGGCGGGAGGAAGCCTCCCCACAGAGGCCCAGTGGGAGAAGGCCGCCCGGGGAACCGACGGGAGA
Coding sequences within it:
- a CDS encoding IS3 family transposase (programmed frameshift); this translates as MERSSIDRARPLLALPCPEVRERPERRVFSAEYKRRILKEIDEASQPGQIGAILRREGLYSSNIQRWREQRKRAELEALSSKRRGRKPTRVEILAARAKDLERENRRLQNRLKRAELLLDIQKKNFRDNGHPPEGCRDRRRRLMNAVIAIEKDTGTREACKALGIPKSSLYRAMKPEQPGHPPSPRVKMKHPRALSFAEREDVLAVLDSERFQDKSPSEVYATLLDEGVYLCSITSMYQILRQNNQVKERRRQARHPHYVKPVVRAMGPNQVWSWDITKLLGPVKWIYYCLYVILDIFSRYVVGWMIAPRESAELAARLIKETCQKQGIDPGQLIIHADRGSSMTSKPVASLLMDLGVIKSHSRPHVSNDNPFSESQFKTMKYMATFQKRFGSIEDARAFSVDFFSWYNWEHHHSGIGLMVPGDVHFGRAQEITARRQEVLDRAHLAHPERFVRRKPVAPQLPESVWINPPLKVILSEGGA
- a CDS encoding SUMF1/EgtB/PvdO family nonheme iron enzyme yields the protein MRVPDGVLLKDRFRIDGILGEGGMGRVYEVFDLSFKGKAALKEMLIGASTAQELKEAQERFIRESNLLLKLKHPKIPNIFDFFTIESRCFIAMEYIEGETLSEYLQKHPKLDEDKIVEIGLQICDILACLHSQNPPVVYRDLKPQNLMITKDRYLYMIDFGIAREVSSRTGTAIGTDGYAAPEVYENRLDVRSDLYSLGGVLHYALTMNDPEKRKPFTFKEHPVAKYRTTKYEWQTLLDKLLADNLDERYGNAKEVRSAIEALRDGKLVKSIAKKPSTSASRPVKQPCARKTVNKAQPPVSPAAQVSVSVVPKTPPSTAPAVSRSPAPVVSQVAPAPPPFVAAHYGPPVERVNMLDNAEVILIPSGDFIMGSPAGVGSNNECPQHNIYLDAYYIYKYPVTNKQFKQFIDTTGYKAEGIWENLGTRGTENHPVVSVTWSDAAAYCKWAGGTLPTEAQWEKAARGTDGRAYPWGNTWDTAKCNWKNEQNVADMMDMTEGRGTTPVGSFPQGKSPYGVHDMMGNVWEWCDNCYNEKHYESSPKQNPNETGKDGSRVLRGGSWCSESTEGLRCARRYSDSPEARYLNYGFRVVLPYNSKSLLPATSKVSSQYAVPPAIQTPASPSQTSTISEVKTKTVPQISALSPLQAPDAAKTQPPALPKTSSPEQKQVSSAPLTPASSIPSERINPVDNAEMILIPAGEFVMGSPDGQGIDNEHPQHKIYLDAYYIYKYPVTNGQFQKFIDTNGYKAQGEWKKYAPKERERHPVIFVTWDDAVAYCRWAGGSLPTEAQWEKAARGTDGREYTWGDAWDPARCNWRESPKVAGMAEFSGGRGTTPVGSFPSGASPWGVHDMAGNVWEWCADWYGETYYQESPSKNPEGPESRQYRVLRGGSWTNGSSGSFRCANRYWVNPDLWLSLYFGFRVVLPYNSKSLLPATSKVSSQYAAPPPLPDVKKPRYEAQPSPSLQGGASPSKKISLPWYQVAVVIVIALYTLWAVSAIWNEFTLLPSGTPSQEKSQAAGPSHRASSSPDQPASVSPAPFPSAHPTLATFSNEKENSIDGAEMIFIPAGEFLRGSPEEEGSDDECPQHRVYLDDYYIYKYEVTNAQFRKFISETGYSADGNWRDYALAGRERHPVVCVTWNDAKAYCEWAEGRLPTEAQWEKAARGGDGRKYPWGNKWDGTKCNWDGGPKVAHMADILLGRGTVLVGSFSEGVSPYGVHDMAGNVWEWCADRYGKNYYRSSPLRNPEGPGEGVYRVLRGGSWNIGLTDYLRCADRLRNNPGNKDYGLGFRVCLSSSIP